The region ACCTTTGACGACGGCCCAGACCCCGACGTAACCCCCGACGTTCTGCGCATCCTACGTCAGGCCGGCGTCCCCGCCACCTTCTTCGTCGTTGGCCTCGAGGCGGAAAAGTCCCCTGACCTCCTTCGCCAGATATACCGCGACGGCCACGCCATCGGAAACCACTCCTACAACCACGTCTACCGCGACCTCTACCGCTCGCCGGCCGCCTATACAGCCCAGCTCCGCCGCACCGACGACATCCTTATGAAGCATCTCGGCGTCCGGCCCCGGATATCGCGCGCTCCCGGCGGCTCAGCCGGCAGCTTCACCGACGCTTACTGGTCGGCCCTCGCCACCGAAGGCTACCGCGATATCGGCTGGAACGTCAGCGCCGAAGACGCCTCCCGGGCAAACGGCGCCGAGATCGCCGCCACCGTCGTCCGGCAAATGGACGACGGCAAATACCTCTGGAGCCACGCCATCGTCCTCATGCACGACGGCCGCGGCCACGAAGAAACCGCCCGCGCCCTTCCCGCCATCATAAAATACTTTAAAGACCGCAACTTCGAATTCAGGGTGGTAAATCTCGAAACCCCGCCGGCCTGGTAACGCAGAAAACCGCCCCGGAAAAATTCCGGGGCGGTTTTTAACGCGTTTTTTCCTATTAAAATAGCTTATAAAAAATAACTTACGCAACAAATAGCGCGTAGATAATCAACAACCCAGTCTGAGCGATCGCCACCGCCCAGCCGTTGCGGATCATCGACCCGAGGTCCTTAGACTGCGCGAAGCCCATCATGGCGACCATGTTGCTCCCCGGAATAATGAAATTCGTAACCCGCGTCGCCACAATCAGCGCCACCGTCCAGGCGATCATCGAAACCCCGTACTGCCCTACCAGCGAAACAAACATCTTGTGGAGCGTCATCAACTCGGCCACCACCGCCCCCGAAATCCCGAAGGCGCCGATGGCGCCGCCGGCGATGACAACCGCCGTCTTGCCGCCGATCTGGATAAGCGGCATGAGCAGATACGTTATCGCCTTAAAACCGCCGGCATGCTCCACGTATTTTATCAGCAGCTCAAGAAGGATAAACAGCAGGAAAAGACCGACATTGCCGGCCATGCCCCGAACGACGCCGCGGCAAATATCATCGAACTTCATCTTGCCGACGAACCCCACCACGAACGCCAGGATCAGCATCACGGAAATAACGTACGGCGTCGCCGCCTTGATGAAAATACCATAGGCGATAAGGGCAATGAAAAGCCAGATGAAAACATTCGTGGCCCGGCGGCTGGTTTCGGTGGGAGTAAACCCAGCGCTGCTGGACTTTATCGTGTCGTCGTACGGCGACTTCTCGGCAGTATCGCGCTGGATGCGCCACATCATCACCCATGCGGCAATCATCGTCACAACGGCGACCGGGATTGCGGCGGTGACAAGCATCGTGCCGTAGTCAAGCTTGGTCAGGCCGAGCAGCGTCACCACCGGCGGCGTAAACGGCCCCAGCGTCAAAGCTTCCTCGCCCACGCTCTGATACATCACCGCCACCATCGCCGGCGACAACCCCACCGCCGCCGCGATCGGATTTACGATCGGCGCGATAATGGCGATCCCGCCGGCCATAGTTCCCAGCAGGCCGACGATGACCAGCGACGCGAGCATTATTCCCAACGCCGCCTTGCGCTGCGAATTAACACCGATGCCGTACATGATTTTATAAACCAGGGTATGGGCGACCTTTGTCTCGGATAATATCTCCCCCAGACCTCGTCCCAGCATGATGATGAGGCCGACCAGCCCGAGGAAAGAGCCCATCGCCTTCGATAGATCCGCCCCCACGCCTACCAGGCTTTTGGCGTTGATAACCGCGCCGATCACCACGCAGATCACCGTTGCCGGCAACGGGTCCATCTCCCGCAGCACCAGCACCATGTAAACCAGAAGCGGGATCAGGCCTACCAGGCCCCACCACAAATTGAAGCTCCCATCAGCCATTGGCTTCCCTCCTTATATTAATTTGGCCTCCCCGATTATCCCCGCCTGCGCAGCACCTCCCCCCGCCCGTCCCCGGTCAGCCGCCCGGCGGCGACCGCCGGCACGCCGTTGACAAACACATGCTCAATCCCCTCGGGATAGCGGTGGGGATCGGCGAAGTCAGCCCGGTCGCGAATGCGCCCGGGGTCAAATGCCACGATATCCGCGTTATACCCCGGCTGCAACAGACCCCGGCCGCGGATGCCGAAAATAGCCGCCGGTAAAGCCGTCATCTTGCGCACCGCCGCTTCGAGAGACAGCAGACCCTGCTCGCGAACATAGCGTCCCAACACCCGCGGGAAAGTGCCGTAATTGCGGGGGTGAACCATCTTTCCGCCGTCCTTGGCGGGGTCCAGACCGCTGCCGTCGCTGCCCACCGCCACGAAATCACTGACTATTATGCCTTCCAGGTCTTCGCTGCTGAGCGAAAAATAAATCGCCTCAACCGCGCCGCCTTCCTCCTTAAGCAGAGCCACCACCGCATCCTCGGGAGCCAGCAGGCGGTCCCAGGCCAGTTCGGCAATCGACCGGCCGACATACTTCCCGTTTGCCCCGGTCCGCAACGAAGCGATTCTGACCCGCTCCGGCCCGCCCCGTACCGTCATCTCCTCACGAACCGCCTGGCGGATACGGGAATGAAGGTCGGCGTCAGCCAGCCGCCAAAGCATCGCCTCAGTCCCGCCATCCTGCAC is a window of Selenomonadales bacterium 4137-cl DNA encoding:
- a CDS encoding Na+/H+ antiporter NhaC family protein, coding for MADGSFNLWWGLVGLIPLLVYMVLVLREMDPLPATVICVVIGAVINAKSLVGVGADLSKAMGSFLGLVGLIIMLGRGLGEILSETKVAHTLVYKIMYGIGVNSQRKAALGIMLASLVIVGLLGTMAGGIAIIAPIVNPIAAAVGLSPAMVAVMYQSVGEEALTLGPFTPPVVTLLGLTKLDYGTMLVTAAIPVAVVTMIAAWVMMWRIQRDTAEKSPYDDTIKSSSAGFTPTETSRRATNVFIWLFIALIAYGIFIKAATPYVISVMLILAFVVGFVGKMKFDDICRGVVRGMAGNVGLFLLFILLELLIKYVEHAGGFKAITYLLMPLIQIGGKTAVVIAGGAIGAFGISGAVVAELMTLHKMFVSLVGQYGVSMIAWTVALIVATRVTNFIIPGSNMVAMMGFAQSKDLGSMIRNGWAVAIAQTGLLIIYALFVA
- a CDS encoding polysaccharide deacetylase family protein, which encodes MTKTTALLRTACYGAVILLLLLLCGPPALLAFHRPPPAPVQKSALTPAPDAKPTKPAKPATRAAADGFVPAPPGGPLYDTLTVNRRRASNLPTELPAAVPYYGERTVYLTFDDGPDPDVTPDVLRILRQAGVPATFFVVGLEAEKSPDLLRQIYRDGHAIGNHSYNHVYRDLYRSPAAYTAQLRRTDDILMKHLGVRPRISRAPGGSAGSFTDAYWSALATEGYRDIGWNVSAEDASRANGAEIAATVVRQMDDGKYLWSHAIVLMHDGRGHEETARALPAIIKYFKDRNFEFRVVNLETPPAW